The region CGAATACCTCAAAGCAAAGGGCGTCGATCAGGAGTGGCACAAAGCCGCCTATTCGATCAACAAAGGACTGTGGGGGACATCCGTAGGGGGTAAAGAAACGCTGACATCCGATCAGTTCCTGCCCGAATCGGCCTGGCCAACCCAGGTAACGAAGTCGGAGCCGGAAACGATTACAGTCACGTTCCAGCACGGCGAAATAAAAGGTATTTCCGGCGCATTTGGCGACGAAACGTATAACAACCCGGTCGATGCCATTCGGAAACTGACCGAACTGGCCGGTCCGTTCGGGATTGGCCGCGACATTCACGTTGGCGACACCATCATCGGTATCAAAGGTCGGGTTGGTTTCGAAGCGCCCGCCCCCCTCATCATCATCAAAGCGCACCATACCCTCGAAAAACACGTGCTGGGCAAATGGCAGCTGTACTGGAAAGAGCAGTTGGCTAACTGGTACGGTACCATGCTCCACGAAGGCCAGTTCATGGACCCCGTCATGCGTAACATCGAGACCTTCCTGGCCGATTCGCAGGCGCATGTGTCGGGTAAAGTGCATGTGCTACTGGCACCCTACCGGTTCCAGGTGATGGGTATCGAGTCGGATCATGATCTGATGTCGTCGAAATTCGGTTCGTATGGCGAAATGAACAATGCCTGGACGGGCGACGACGTGCGCGGCTTCTCGAAAGTAGCCTCCAATCAGGTGATGATCTACGAGAAAATCAACAACCAGTGATTGGAAAAGCGCGGAAATATTGCGCTCCCCGGAGCATTGCCTATCCGTTGCAACTACTTGATATAGTGGTTGATGCCTACGCGGGCAAGTCTGCGCGTAGGCACGATAGCTTGCCCGTTACCGATGAGCCAGCCATTCTCCTGATGACCTCCGGGCATCTGGGCGATGCGCTGATTCTGTCGTATACATTTCCCCTCATCCGGCAGCAGTACCCCAATGCCCGGATTGATATTCTGGCCGGTAGCTGGTGCGAC is a window of Spirosoma linguale DSM 74 DNA encoding:
- a CDS encoding Argininosuccinate synthase (PFAM: argininosuccinate synthase; Queuosine synthesis-like~KEGG: mxa:MXAN_5108 argininosuccinate synthase), producing MSQKVVLAFSGGLDTSFCVKYLSEDRGMDVYSVLVDTGGFSDAELKAIEERAYSLGVKSHVTISKTDDYYQQCLKFLVFGNVLKNNTYPLSVSAERIFQAIAAAEYAREIGASAIAHGSTGAGNDQVRFDMAFRIIAPEAEIITPIRDLRLSREAEIEYLKAKGVDQEWHKAAYSINKGLWGTSVGGKETLTSDQFLPESAWPTQVTKSEPETITVTFQHGEIKGISGAFGDETYNNPVDAIRKLTELAGPFGIGRDIHVGDTIIGIKGRVGFEAPAPLIIIKAHHTLEKHVLGKWQLYWKEQLANWYGTMLHEGQFMDPVMRNIETFLADSQAHVSGKVHVLLAPYRFQVMGIESDHDLMSSKFGSYGEMNNAWTGDDVRGFSKVASNQVMIYEKINNQ